CATAGACCGCATGGTGGCCCATACGGGTTTCATAACCCTAGCAAAAAGAACGCCCCGCCTTTTTATAGAAGGATCTTCAGGAGAATAATAAGAGTGAAGGGAGATATTGCCTCCCTTCACTCTCTCTCCCGCCAGAATTCATGTCATTGAAGAACTTTCGATGATCATTTCATACGACAAAAACGTTTCATCCATCTCCCATCCAAGAGCATTTCGCTGAAGATATACAATACATTTTTGTATCAAAAATTTACACTATTGCAAATATATCCAATATAAGCACAAATTTGTCCAAAAATATCTATATAATTACATAGATCTATAAAAATAATCATGTTATTTCAATACATTATAAACAATGGCAAGCTTGTTGCTAAATTATAGAGCACACAAAAACAAAGTTCACGAGGATCAGGAGGAGATGAGATGGTAAAGATTGAAGCAATCATCAAGCCGTTCCGGCTTACGGAAGTTCAGGAAGCTTTGGTGGACATGGGCATTCAGGGAATGACCGTGACGGAAGTCAAGGGATTTGGAAGGCAGAAGGGACACGTGGAAATGTACCGGGGTGCGGAATACCAGGTGGACTTTGTACCCAAGCTCCAGCTCACCGTCGTGATCTCCGAAAATCAGGCCCAGGCGGTCATGGAAACCATCAGAGACAAAGCGCAAACAGGAAAGATTGGAGATGGAAAGATTTTCGTTTCCAACATTGAAGAAGTCCTGCGCATCCGAACCGGTGAAACGGGACGCGAAGCCCTCTGATGGACTCAGGAAGAAAAAAATACGGAGTGCAGTCGAAAAGCACCGCTTTTGGAAATATAAAAACGAGAGAGGAGAAATAAAATGAGAAGGATTTCAATCCCATTGGTCATCGCCATCCTGAGCCTGGCCTGCCCCTTGCTGGGTTGGGCGGAGGACGCCCCCCCAACGGCCGCAGATGTTCAGACGCACCTGAACTATGTATGGACCCTCGTGGCCGCAGCACTCGTATTCTTCATGCAGGCAGGGTTCGCCTGTGTGGAAGCAGGATTTACCCGGGCCAAGAACGCCGTAAACATCATGATGAAAAACCTGATGGATTTCGCCGTGGGCAGTATCGCTTTTTGGGCCATCGGCTTCGGTTTGATGTTCGGCGCATCTGCAGGTGGATGGATAGGGACTTCGGGCTTCTTCCTTTCGGACTTTACCCCTGGCGAAGACCCATGGGTGCTCGCATTCTGGATGTTCCAGGTCGTGTTCGCCGCCACGGCAGCAACCATCGTATCGGGCGCCATGGCTGAACGAACTAAATTCACCAGCTACCTCATCTACAGCGCCTTCATCAGCGCGTTCATCTACCCCATAGTAGGGAGCTGGGCCTGGGGCGGCCTCTATCACGGAGGCGGCTGGCTGGAAAAACTGGGTTTCATTGACTTCGCGGGTTCCACCGTGGTCCATTCCGTAGG
This region of Desulforhabdus amnigena genomic DNA includes:
- a CDS encoding P-II family nitrogen regulator — its product is MVKIEAIIKPFRLTEVQEALVDMGIQGMTVTEVKGFGRQKGHVEMYRGAEYQVDFVPKLQLTVVISENQAQAVMETIRDKAQTGKIGDGKIFVSNIEEVLRIRTGETGREAL